In Polaribacter sp. Hel_I_88, the following proteins share a genomic window:
- a CDS encoding efflux RND transporter periplasmic adaptor subunit: MKNKIYKILTVMVLAIFVSACGNKENDNHSISAEQKTEVNKEHNESEEVMLSQQQFDALKMKIDTLALRNMSGYVEANGTLEVPPQNEAAITTVVGANVVSIEVIEGDKVNKGQVVAYLSHPNIIKLQTDYLNSVSNSIFLKKNYERQQKLYEAGVGSGANFQKAEAEYEASKAMVNGLQAQLRILNVNTTSVRNGTIAHRIALRSPIEGFVQKVEVKTGQYVEPQTELFEIVNTHHVHADFMVFEKDVHKVQKGQRVNFTVQSIPDTELTAEIYSVSKTFEDNPKAVHVHAEIENKKGNLIPGMYIQGKIQVNNTQTKALPESAIFKEGDKHYIFSGEKENGDWSFKPVEVIVGEKDGKWVAIKFTEEIEENTKFAYNNAYYLMAEMKKGEAEDDD, encoded by the coding sequence ATGAAAAACAAAATATATAAAATCCTTACGGTAATGGTGTTAGCCATATTTGTTTCAGCTTGCGGAAATAAAGAAAATGATAATCATTCTATAAGTGCAGAACAGAAAACAGAAGTTAACAAAGAACATAATGAAAGCGAAGAAGTAATGCTTTCACAACAGCAATTCGATGCTTTAAAAATGAAAATAGATACGTTGGCATTACGTAATATGAGCGGTTATGTAGAAGCAAACGGAACATTAGAAGTACCACCACAAAACGAAGCAGCAATTACTACTGTTGTTGGTGCAAATGTCGTTTCAATTGAAGTGATTGAAGGTGATAAGGTTAATAAAGGTCAAGTAGTGGCTTATCTATCACACCCAAATATTATAAAATTACAAACGGATTATTTAAACTCAGTCAGCAATAGTATTTTTTTGAAAAAGAATTATGAACGCCAACAAAAATTATATGAGGCAGGCGTTGGTTCTGGTGCTAATTTTCAAAAGGCAGAAGCAGAGTATGAGGCATCTAAAGCAATGGTAAATGGTTTGCAAGCACAATTAAGAATACTTAACGTTAACACCACATCAGTTCGCAATGGCACAATTGCACATCGCATAGCATTGCGAAGTCCAATAGAGGGTTTTGTACAAAAAGTTGAAGTGAAAACAGGACAATATGTAGAACCACAAACCGAACTTTTCGAAATTGTAAACACGCATCACGTTCATGCAGATTTTATGGTCTTTGAAAAAGATGTCCATAAAGTACAGAAGGGTCAAAGAGTAAACTTTACGGTACAATCTATACCAGATACAGAACTTACCGCAGAAATCTATTCCGTGAGTAAAACGTTTGAAGACAACCCGAAAGCAGTTCACGTTCACGCAGAAATAGAAAACAAAAAAGGTAATTTAATTCCTGGGATGTATATTCAAGGTAAAATTCAAGTAAATAATACCCAAACTAAAGCATTACCAGAAAGTGCCATTTTTAAAGAAGGAGATAAACATTATATATTTTCAGGAGAAAAAGAAAATGGTGATTGGAGCTTTAAACCTGTTGAAGTGATTGTTGGAGAAAAAGATGGCAAATGGGTAGCAATTAAATTTACTGAAGAAATAGAAGAAAACACAAAATTCGCTTATAACAATGCTTATTATCTTATGGCAGAAATGAAAAAAGGAGAAGCGGAAGATGACGATTAA
- the merTP gene encoding mercuric transport protein MerTP gives MKSKLAITSLLTAITASLCCITPVLALIAGTSGVASTFSWIEPFRPYLIGLTIVVLLFAWYQKLKPEKEIDCECETDEKPKFIQSKTFLGIVTIFAIVMLAFPYYSSIFYPNSEKQIIVVDKTNIKTIEYKISGMTCASCETHVNHEVNKLNGIVNSKTSYENGNAIIEFDETKTNELEIEKAIKTTGYKITDKK, from the coding sequence ATGAAAAGTAAATTAGCGATAACAAGTTTGCTTACAGCAATTACAGCTTCATTATGTTGTATAACACCTGTTTTGGCTTTAATAGCAGGAACAAGCGGTGTAGCTTCAACTTTTTCTTGGATAGAACCATTTAGACCTTACTTAATTGGACTAACAATAGTAGTTCTTCTGTTTGCTTGGTATCAAAAATTAAAACCAGAAAAAGAAATCGACTGTGAATGTGAAACAGATGAAAAACCAAAATTTATACAGTCAAAAACCTTTTTAGGTATTGTAACCATATTCGCAATAGTGATGTTGGCATTTCCATACTACTCAAGTATATTTTATCCAAACAGCGAAAAACAAATCATCGTAGTTGATAAAACAAATATAAAAACAATAGAGTATAAAATAAGCGGAATGACCTGTGCCAGTTGTGAAACTCACGTAAACCACGAAGTAAATAAACTTAACGGAATTGTAAACTCAAAAACATCTTACGAAAATGGTAACGCAATCATTGAATTTGACGAAACTAAAACTAATGAATTAGAAATTGAGAAAGCAATTAAAACTACAGGTTATAAAATAACTGATAAAAAATAA
- a CDS encoding CusA/CzcA family heavy metal efflux RND transporter yields MINKIIDFSINNKFIIGLLTLTIIGTGIWSMTKVPIDAVPDITNNQVQVITQSPNLGTEDIEQIVTYPIEVAMSNLPDVQEIRSISRFGLSVVTIVFDDDMGTYLPRQLVAEKLNEVKEQIPAGFGEPTMGPISTGLGEIYQYTLKVAPEFKDKYTIADLRSIQDWIVQRQMAMVEGVVEVNAIGGKIKQYEVAVDPNDLNAIGLTITDVFNALEANNQNTGGAYIEKNHQANFIRGEGLVRSLEDIKKITVKTVNNIPVTINDIATVQFGSAIRYGALTQDGEGEVVGGLVMMLKGANSNDVIANVKERMTQIEKSLPEGVIIEPLLDRSKLIGETTSTVTTNLIEGALIVIFVLVFLLGNWRGGLIVASTIPLSLLFAFILMNVFDVWVNLMSLGAIDFGIIVDGAVIIVESTVFLIASQVLKKKQLTSKERDKVASNASKKMMNAAFFGQLIILIVFLPILALQGIEGKMFKPMALTFIFAMIGAMVLCLTYVPMMSALVLRAPKNNKKSYGDRFVHWVEDKYQPLLVRALRKGKWVIGIAVVLFGITVFMFSKMGGEFIPQLDEGDIAFHAILKPGSSLTETIETTTKIEQIVKAKFPEIEKIVSRIGVAEVPTDPMPMDFADIFVILKPKSEWTTVSSKDELIEEMKEAVEIIPGVNYEFTQPIEMRFNELLEGVREDIAIKLYGEDIDILSQKAEEISKIIADTEGIGDMRAEATKGLPQMTITYKRNKLAQYGLQINTLNQTVQSAFAGGTAGVIFEGEKRFDLVVRLSAQNRKDITDVQNLYINLPSGAQIPLREIADVSYKAGPMQISRDNTNRRTYVGINVRGRDVKSLVTEIKSKLDAELQLPSGYFIRYGGAFENLERASNRLQTVVPIALLLIFILIYFALKSLPQTLMIYIAIPMATIGGVVALWLRDMPFSISAGVGFIVLFGVAVLNGLVMISGLNELKDEGVTNLKDRIVEGTKRRIRPIMLTAFTDILGFLPMAISASAGAEVQRPLATVVIGGLLTSTLLTLFVLPILYHWVENKSFTFKPNKKLVTATAVVLLLLGFSSQSNAQELNDTIPEISLQEAVKLAKSNFPLLKQKQLEITKQEQLKATAYDFGTTQIFTGGEEVNSGNGIYTTIGIGQSNIDVFGIGSKKKLQEQRIKLAQKAFQLSELELELEVKKAWSNCYQMKRNYDLYKELDSIYSKFEQAVALNYEVEAISKLEYSAAKNQAFQIQNKKVQAYSDYLIALQQFNLWLVSDDIYTVSDEFEVAIDSDMETYSIESHPLYSMSQNIVDEAEAKYKAAKADNLPKFNLQGGLQRVNGNSGFYTYQAGISIPFLSGTNKAQVRSARIDKEIAETNVAFKKQEVQSRFVQAKENYIKWKTSWEFYKDQVLPLTKEQKTGALLAYREGEIDYTAFTQLIKEAIQSELEAQTALVNYLESTFQLQYFNQ; encoded by the coding sequence ATGATTAATAAAATCATTGATTTTTCAATCAATAACAAATTCATTATTGGTTTGCTTACGCTTACCATAATTGGAACAGGTATTTGGAGTATGACCAAAGTACCAATAGATGCTGTTCCAGACATTACTAATAACCAAGTACAGGTTATAACACAATCCCCCAATTTAGGTACTGAAGATATTGAGCAAATTGTTACTTATCCAATTGAAGTGGCAATGAGCAACCTTCCTGATGTTCAGGAAATAAGGTCAATTTCTCGTTTTGGCTTATCTGTGGTTACTATTGTATTTGATGATGATATGGGAACCTATCTACCTCGCCAATTAGTAGCCGAAAAACTAAACGAAGTCAAAGAGCAAATTCCTGCTGGATTTGGCGAACCTACAATGGGTCCTATTTCCACAGGTTTGGGTGAAATTTATCAATACACCTTAAAAGTAGCACCAGAGTTCAAAGACAAATATACCATTGCAGATTTACGTTCAATACAAGATTGGATTGTACAGCGACAAATGGCAATGGTAGAAGGTGTGGTTGAAGTAAACGCTATTGGTGGAAAAATTAAGCAATACGAAGTCGCGGTTGACCCAAACGATTTAAATGCTATTGGTCTAACAATTACTGATGTGTTTAATGCACTTGAAGCCAATAATCAAAATACAGGAGGTGCATATATTGAAAAGAACCATCAAGCCAATTTTATTCGAGGTGAAGGCTTGGTGCGAAGTTTAGAAGACATTAAAAAAATTACGGTAAAAACCGTTAATAATATTCCTGTAACTATTAATGATATTGCAACTGTGCAATTCGGTTCTGCCATACGTTATGGTGCATTAACCCAAGATGGTGAAGGCGAAGTTGTAGGTGGATTGGTAATGATGCTAAAAGGAGCTAATTCCAATGATGTTATTGCCAATGTAAAAGAACGAATGACTCAAATTGAAAAGTCGTTACCAGAAGGCGTAATTATTGAACCATTATTAGACCGAAGTAAATTAATTGGCGAAACAACTTCTACAGTAACAACTAATCTGATTGAAGGTGCATTAATCGTCATTTTTGTGTTGGTCTTTTTATTAGGTAATTGGCGAGGTGGTTTAATAGTTGCCTCTACTATTCCATTATCCTTATTATTTGCTTTTATTTTAATGAATGTTTTTGATGTTTGGGTAAACCTAATGAGTTTAGGAGCAATTGATTTCGGAATCATTGTAGATGGTGCTGTAATTATTGTTGAAAGCACTGTTTTTCTTATAGCATCACAAGTCCTAAAAAAGAAACAGCTTACATCCAAAGAACGAGATAAAGTGGCGTCTAATGCTTCAAAAAAGATGATGAATGCTGCCTTCTTCGGTCAATTGATTATCCTTATTGTTTTTCTACCCATTTTAGCCTTACAAGGTATTGAAGGCAAGATGTTTAAACCAATGGCATTGACCTTTATTTTTGCTATGATTGGTGCAATGGTACTTTGTTTAACCTATGTACCAATGATGTCTGCTTTAGTTTTAAGAGCACCAAAAAATAATAAAAAATCCTATGGTGATAGATTTGTGCATTGGGTTGAAGACAAATACCAACCCTTATTGGTTAGAGCATTACGAAAAGGAAAATGGGTAATTGGTATTGCAGTTGTTTTGTTCGGAATTACAGTTTTCATGTTTTCAAAAATGGGTGGTGAATTTATCCCACAACTCGATGAAGGTGATATTGCATTTCACGCCATTTTAAAACCAGGAAGTTCCCTTACCGAAACCATTGAAACGACTACTAAAATAGAGCAAATAGTAAAAGCAAAATTTCCAGAAATAGAAAAAATTGTTAGTCGTATTGGTGTTGCCGAAGTGCCTACAGACCCAATGCCGATGGATTTTGCGGATATTTTTGTAATCCTAAAACCTAAAAGTGAATGGACAACAGTGTCTTCAAAAGATGAACTCATTGAAGAAATGAAAGAGGCAGTCGAAATTATTCCTGGCGTTAATTATGAGTTTACACAGCCGATTGAAATGCGTTTTAACGAGTTATTAGAAGGTGTTCGTGAAGATATTGCTATAAAACTTTATGGAGAAGACATTGACATTCTATCTCAAAAAGCCGAAGAAATATCAAAAATTATTGCAGATACTGAAGGTATAGGTGATATGCGAGCAGAAGCTACAAAAGGATTGCCACAAATGACCATTACTTACAAAAGAAATAAATTGGCACAGTATGGGCTTCAAATAAATACGCTCAATCAAACCGTACAATCTGCATTTGCAGGTGGTACAGCAGGTGTGATTTTTGAAGGTGAAAAACGCTTCGATTTGGTGGTGCGTTTAAGTGCTCAAAACCGAAAGGATATTACAGATGTTCAAAATCTGTACATAAACTTGCCTTCAGGTGCTCAAATTCCTTTGCGCGAAATTGCAGATGTAAGCTACAAAGCAGGACCAATGCAAATCAGTAGAGATAATACTAACAGAAGAACCTATGTTGGTATTAATGTAAGAGGTCGTGATGTAAAATCATTAGTAACTGAAATAAAATCAAAATTAGATGCTGAACTTCAATTACCATCAGGTTATTTCATCCGCTATGGTGGTGCATTTGAAAATCTGGAACGTGCCAGCAACCGATTACAAACCGTTGTGCCTATTGCATTGTTACTCATATTTATATTGATATACTTTGCATTAAAATCACTACCACAAACTTTAATGATTTACATAGCAATCCCAATGGCAACCATTGGTGGTGTTGTAGCCTTATGGTTACGTGATATGCCATTTAGTATTTCGGCAGGTGTTGGTTTTATTGTATTGTTTGGAGTTGCGGTTCTTAATGGATTGGTAATGATAAGCGGACTCAATGAATTAAAAGATGAAGGTGTAACCAACCTGAAAGATAGGATTGTAGAAGGTACAAAAAGAAGAATTAGACCCATTATGTTAACGGCATTTACAGATATTTTAGGCTTTCTACCAATGGCAATTTCAGCATCAGCTGGTGCAGAAGTACAGCGTCCGTTGGCAACTGTGGTTATTGGTGGTCTGTTAACTTCTACCTTGCTCACCCTTTTTGTCTTACCTATTTTATACCATTGGGTAGAAAATAAATCATTTACGTTTAAACCAAATAAAAAGTTAGTAACAGCAACAGCAGTTGTATTATTACTATTGGGCTTTTCATCACAAAGTAATGCGCAAGAGTTGAATGATACAATTCCCGAAATTTCATTACAGGAAGCTGTTAAACTCGCTAAAAGTAATTTTCCATTATTAAAACAAAAGCAGTTGGAAATTACAAAACAAGAGCAATTAAAAGCGACTGCCTATGATTTCGGAACGACTCAAATTTTTACAGGTGGAGAAGAAGTTAATAGTGGCAATGGTATTTATACAACCATAGGTATTGGTCAATCTAATATTGATGTTTTTGGTATTGGTTCTAAAAAGAAGTTGCAAGAACAACGTATTAAATTGGCACAAAAAGCCTTTCAACTTTCCGAATTGGAATTAGAATTGGAAGTTAAAAAAGCGTGGTCTAATTGCTATCAAATGAAACGAAACTATGATTTGTATAAAGAACTGGATTCCATATATTCCAAATTTGAACAAGCAGTAGCTTTAAATTATGAAGTAGAAGCTATTTCTAAATTAGAATATTCGGCAGCAAAAAATCAAGCGTTTCAGATTCAAAATAAAAAAGTACAAGCCTATAGCGATTATTTGATTGCCTTACAGCAATTCAATTTGTGGTTAGTTTCAGATGATATTTATACAGTTTCAGATGAATTCGAGGTAGCGATAGATAGTGATATGGAAACGTACAGTATTGAAAGTCATCCATTGTACAGTATGTCGCAGAACATTGTAGATGAAGCAGAAGCCAAATATAAAGCTGCAAAGGCAGATAATTTACCGAAGTTCAATCTTCAAGGTGGCTTACAGCGTGTCAATGGCAATTCAGGATTTTACACCTATCAAGCAGGAATTTCAATTCCATTTTTATCAGGTACTAACAAAGCACAGGTTAGAAGTGCCAGAATTGATAAAGAAATAGCAGAAACCAATGTAGCGTTCAAAAAACAGGAAGTACAATCAAGGTTTGTTCAGGCTAAAGAAAATTATATCAAATGGAAAACGTCTTGGGAGTTTTACAAAGACCAAGTCTTACCATTAACAAAAGAGCAAAAAACAGGTGCATTACTGGCATACAGAGAAGGCGAAATAGATTATACTGCATTTACACAGTTAATTAAAGAAGCTATTCAATCGGAACTGGAAGCACAGACTGCATTAGTAAACTATTTAGAAAGCACATTTCAATTACAATATTTTAATCAATAA
- a CDS encoding Fur family transcriptional regulator encodes METIEQVLESKQIRVTAMRLLIYKFLAEKEVAVTLSDIENAFEKADRTTLYRTIKTFEEKDIVHQIDDGTGITKYALCEQGCNCDIKNDLHLHFHCNNCNETTCLTDHKIPQIKVPDGFVSENVNLVIKGICDKCSG; translated from the coding sequence ATGGAAACAATAGAACAAGTATTAGAGTCAAAACAAATACGTGTTACAGCAATGCGTTTATTAATTTATAAGTTTCTTGCTGAAAAAGAAGTAGCAGTAACATTAAGCGATATTGAAAATGCTTTTGAAAAGGCAGACAGAACCACGCTTTACAGGACTATTAAAACTTTTGAAGAAAAAGATATAGTACATCAAATAGACGATGGAACAGGAATTACCAAATATGCATTATGTGAACAAGGTTGCAATTGTGATATAAAAAACGATTTGCACTTACATTTTCATTGTAATAATTGTAATGAAACAACTTGTTTAACCGATCATAAAATACCACAGATTAAAGTGCCTGATGGCTTTGTTTCAGAAAATGTTAACTTGGTTATAAAAGGAATATGTGATAAGTGTAGTGGATAA
- a CDS encoding DUF6660 family protein codes for MKFLTFILSLLILLLSAKPCSDGQNLEDQHQDEISMSHNHQEDSDDTCPGMCICNCCGMSITYEPLATFELLTFNKISTKLISTYQTNYRFDSQSNIWHPPKA; via the coding sequence ATGAAATTTTTAACATTCATATTATCATTATTAATACTATTGCTTTCGGCAAAGCCTTGTTCTGATGGTCAAAATTTAGAAGACCAACATCAAGATGAAATAAGTATGAGCCACAATCATCAAGAAGACAGTGATGACACCTGTCCAGGTATGTGTATTTGTAATTGTTGTGGTATGTCAATAACTTATGAGCCTTTAGCAACATTTGAGTTATTAACTTTCAATAAAATTTCTACAAAATTAATATCTACATATCAAACAAATTATAGATTTGATAGTCAATCTAATATTTGGCACCCACCAAAAGCTTAA
- a CDS encoding GDCCVxC domain-containing (seleno)protein — protein sequence MKIILKSEITCPNCGHKKEEDMPTNACQFFYKCENCKTVLKPKKGDCCVYCSYGTVPCPPIQQNKSCC from the coding sequence ATGAAAATAATATTAAAATCAGAAATTACCTGTCCAAACTGCGGACATAAAAAAGAAGAAGATATGCCAACAAATGCTTGCCAATTCTTCTACAAATGTGAGAATTGTAAAACGGTTTTGAAGCCAAAAAAAGGAGATTGTTGTGTGTATTGCTCTTATGGTACAGTTCCTTGTCCACCAATTCAACAAAACAAAAGTTGTTGCTAA